The DNA sequence TCTCCGGGTTGACCAGGTGCGGTGCGGAGAAGGCCCGCGACACGGTGGAGACGTGCACCCCGCTGGCCCGGGCGACGTCGCGGATCGTGACCGGCACTGGGGCTCCTTCGCTCTCGGTGGGTGCCCTAATGTTGCAAACGGTTGCTCCCATGTCAACGGTCGAGAATGTCAATCCCGTTGCGGGAGTGGACCTTCGGAGCGCTCCCAGATGGACTAAAACGGTGAAATAGGACCGTTTCGGCGCGGGGCATTGACAGGCCTGCGGGGGCGGTGGTTGGTTCTGCTGCAAACGTTTGTAGCCGTCCATGACGGGGAGGCCGGATGTCCCAGCGGTACGCGATCGTCGGCACCGGGGCGCGGGCGCAGATGTTCGCCCAGGCCCTGTCCCGATACGGCGAGCTCGTCGCGCTCGCCGACGTCAACCCGGCCCGCATCGCCGCCCAGCAGCGGCGCCTGACCGCCGCCGGGGCGCCGCCCGCCACGGCGTACCACGCCGATGACGTGCCGGAGATGCTGGCCGAGGAGCGGGTGGACACCCTCGTGGTGTGCTCGGTCGACGCCACGCACGACACGTACGTGGTGGCCGCGCTGGAGGCGGGGTGCTCGGTGGTCACCGAGAAGCCGATGACCGTCGACGTGCCGCGCTGCCGCCGCATCCTCGACGCGGCCAAGCGCACCGGCGGCGGCGTCCAGGTGGCGTTCAACTACCGGTTCCACCCGGTGCACGAGCAGGTGCGGGGGCTGCTGGCCGCCGGTGAGATCGGCGAGATCGGGTCGGTCCACTTCGAGTGGCTGCTCGACGTGCGCCACGGCGCGGACTACTTCCGCCGCTGGCACCGCGACAAGGCCAACTCCGGCGGGCTGCTGGTGCACAAGGCCACCCACCACTTCGACCTGGTCAACTGGTGGCTGGACAGCACCCCGGCCCGGGTCACCGCCGAGGGGCGGCTGTTCCTGTACGGCACCGCCGGCACCCGCCACGGCTACGCCCGCGACTACGCCCGCGCCCACGGCGCGGACGCGGCCGTCGGCGACCCGTTCGCACTGCACCTGGCCGACAACCCGGCCCTGGCCGAGCTCTACCTCGACGCCGAGTCCCACGACGGCTACCACCGCGACGTCAACGTGTTCGCGCCCGGGGTGTCCATCGAGGACGACATGGCGGTGCTGGTCCGCTACCGCAGCGGCGCGACGATGTCGTACCACCTCACCGCGTACGCGCCGTGGGAGGGCTACCGGGTCGCGTTCAACGGCAGCCGGGGCCGGCTGGAGCTGGACGTGGTCGAGTCCGACCATGTGGCGCCGGGGGTGGCCGGGGCGGTCAAGGGGCACAGCGCCGCGCTGCACGGCGCCGAGGCCGCCGCCGAGTCCGGCGCGGTGTCGCTGCGGCTGCGGCGGTACTGGGAGAAGCCGGTGGAGGTGCCGGTGCCCGCGTACGACCGCGCAGGCCACGGCGGCGCCGACGCCCGGATGACCGCGGTGCTGTTCGGCGGCGCCGCCGACCCGCTGGCCCGCTCGGCGACCCAGCTCGACGGGGCCCGCTCGCTGCTGACGGGACTGGCCGCCAACGAGTCCATCGCCACCGGCCGGCGCGTGGACGTCGCCGACCTGCTCGACCTCGATGAATGGGAACCACGTAATGGCTGAGCTGCTGCTGCCCGACCTCGACGACGACGCCGACACGGGCGCCGACCTGCTGCTGCCCGCCGAGCCGCGGACCCGGGCCATCGCCCGCGAGCTGTACGCCCAGGCTCGCGACCTGCCGCTGATCAGCCCGCACGGGCACGTCGACCCGGGCATCCTGGCCGATGACGCCGCGTTCCCGGACCCGGCCCGGCTGATCATCGTGCCCGACCACTACGTGACGCGGATGCTGCTCAGCCAGGGCATCGGCCCGGAGGAGCTGGGCGTGCCGCGCGTCGACGGCGGTGCCACCGAGGCCGACCCGCGCCAGGTGTGGCGGCTGTTCGCCCGGCACTGGCACCTGTTCCGGGGCACCCCGTCGCGGCTGTGGCTGGAGCAGACCTTCCGCACCGTCTTCGACGTGCACACCCCGCTGGGCCCGGACACCGCCGACCGGGTGTACGACGAGCTGGCCGCGCGCCTGGCGGAGCCGGACTTCCGGCCCCGGGCGCTGTTCACCCGGTTCAACCTGGAGGTGCTGGCCACCACCGAGTCGCCGCTGGACGACCTGTCCCGGCACGCCCGGCTGGCGGCCGACGGCTGGGGCGGCCCGGCCGGGCGGGTGATCACCACGTTCCGGCCCGACGACATGGTCGACATCGAGTGGCCCGGCTGGCCCGAGCGGGTGGCGCGGCTCGGGGCGATGACCGGGGTGGACACCGGCACGTACGCGGGGTTCCTGGAGGCGCTGCGGTCGCGGCGGCTCGACTTCATCGCGGCGGGCGCGACCTGCTCCGACCACGGGCACCTGACCGCCGCCACCGGCGGAGCCGACCCGGCCGAGGCCGCCGCGATCTTCGACCGGGCGCTGCGGACCGGTGCGGCGAGCGCGGCCGAGGCGGAGGCGTTCCGGGCCCGGATGCTGCTGGAGTTCGCGGCGATGTCGGTCGACGACGGCCTGGTCATGCAGCTGCACCCGGGTGCGGTGCGCAACCACAACCGGACCCTGCACACCAGGCACGGCCGCGACGTGGGCGGCGACATCCCGCAGGCGACCGAGTACACGCACGCGCTGCGGCCGCTGCTGGAGCGGTTCGGGCACCACCCCGACTTCCGGGTCGTGGTGTACACGCTGGACGAGCACACGTTCAG is a window from the Catellatospora sp. TT07R-123 genome containing:
- a CDS encoding Gfo/Idh/MocA family protein, yielding MSQRYAIVGTGARAQMFAQALSRYGELVALADVNPARIAAQQRRLTAAGAPPATAYHADDVPEMLAEERVDTLVVCSVDATHDTYVVAALEAGCSVVTEKPMTVDVPRCRRILDAAKRTGGGVQVAFNYRFHPVHEQVRGLLAAGEIGEIGSVHFEWLLDVRHGADYFRRWHRDKANSGGLLVHKATHHFDLVNWWLDSTPARVTAEGRLFLYGTAGTRHGYARDYARAHGADAAVGDPFALHLADNPALAELYLDAESHDGYHRDVNVFAPGVSIEDDMAVLVRYRSGATMSYHLTAYAPWEGYRVAFNGSRGRLELDVVESDHVAPGVAGAVKGHSAALHGAEAAAESGAVSLRLRRYWEKPVEVPVPAYDRAGHGGADARMTAVLFGGAADPLARSATQLDGARSLLTGLAANESIATGRRVDVADLLDLDEWEPRNG
- the uxaC gene encoding glucuronate isomerase — encoded protein: MAELLLPDLDDDADTGADLLLPAEPRTRAIARELYAQARDLPLISPHGHVDPGILADDAAFPDPARLIIVPDHYVTRMLLSQGIGPEELGVPRVDGGATEADPRQVWRLFARHWHLFRGTPSRLWLEQTFRTVFDVHTPLGPDTADRVYDELAARLAEPDFRPRALFTRFNLEVLATTESPLDDLSRHARLAADGWGGPAGRVITTFRPDDMVDIEWPGWPERVARLGAMTGVDTGTYAGFLEALRSRRLDFIAAGATCSDHGHLTAATGGADPAEAAAIFDRALRTGAASAAEAEAFRARMLLEFAAMSVDDGLVMQLHPGAVRNHNRTLHTRHGRDVGGDIPQATEYTHALRPLLERFGHHPDFRVVVYTLDEHTFSRELGPLAGGYPAMFVGAPWWFLDAPEALRRWREAVTETAGFYNTAGFVDDTRAYCSIPVRHDVARRVDAGFLARLVAEHRLGLDEAAETIADLAYHLPKKIFKIGPRA